One genomic window of Arthrobacter sp. KBS0703 includes the following:
- a CDS encoding FdhF/YdeP family oxidoreductase, whose product MVRENPPVKEPDENDIEVGMPKNWAAGMPGVLHSMVPALEHMGVERTRKTLLSMNHKDGFDCMSCAWPDPDHRKAFEFCENGAKAVTWEATPVVVSSDFWAGHPVSDLLSRSEYWLGMQGRLTEPVYKPAGEDHYRPVSWDEAFSIVGNKLNSLDSPDQAAFYTSGRTSNEAAFAYQLFVRGYGTNNLPDCSNMCHESSGWAMGQTIGIGKATISYDDFGKADLIIIMGQNPGTNHPRMLTALEEAKDNGAEIVAVNPLPEAGLKRYKNPQQVKGIIGHGTEIADQFIQIRLGGDMALLQAVSKRVLDAEARNPGTVLDHAFLQEHCEGLEELKLHLAELDEDAVLEATGLRVEEIDELAARYLKADKVIVTWAMGLTQQKRGVATIKEIINLLLLRGNIGKPGAGASPIRGHSNVQGDRTMGIWEQMPPSFLDALGKEFDFEPPRDHGADAVKTIQSMREGGIKFFMAMGGNLVGAISDSNAAEAAMHGTEMTVQVSTKLNRSHAVTGSEALILPTLGRSEIDRQAAGEQFVSVEDTVCAVHPSFGKVEPVAAALLSEVAIITRLARATIPGKTSADWAGFEKNYDLIREHISRVVDGCEDYNTKIRQEGGFVLPNGPRDSRTFPTPTGKAVITVNELEHLDRPAGTLILQTLRSHDQFNTTIYGFNDRYRGIKKGRHVIFVNPEDLAELGLTDGQRVDVHGISDDGAERVLRNYRIVAYPSAKGCAAAYYPEANVLVPLENVAHGSNTPVSKAVIVRLDPAREQEPVAPTTAAGE is encoded by the coding sequence ATGGTGCGCGAGAATCCTCCGGTGAAAGAACCCGACGAGAACGACATCGAGGTCGGGATGCCCAAGAACTGGGCCGCCGGCATGCCGGGCGTGCTGCATTCCATGGTCCCGGCTTTGGAGCATATGGGCGTGGAGCGGACGCGGAAAACCCTGCTGTCCATGAACCACAAGGACGGCTTCGACTGCATGAGCTGCGCATGGCCAGACCCGGATCACCGCAAGGCCTTCGAATTCTGCGAGAACGGTGCCAAGGCCGTCACCTGGGAGGCGACCCCCGTTGTCGTTTCATCCGACTTTTGGGCCGGGCATCCTGTGTCCGACCTGCTCAGCCGCTCCGAGTACTGGCTGGGCATGCAGGGGCGCCTGACCGAGCCCGTCTACAAACCTGCCGGCGAGGACCACTACCGGCCGGTCAGCTGGGACGAAGCGTTCTCGATTGTCGGCAACAAACTCAACAGCCTCGATTCCCCTGACCAGGCTGCCTTCTACACGAGCGGCCGCACCTCCAACGAGGCCGCCTTCGCCTATCAGCTGTTCGTCCGCGGCTACGGCACCAACAACCTGCCCGACTGCTCCAACATGTGCCACGAATCCTCCGGCTGGGCCATGGGCCAGACCATCGGCATCGGCAAGGCCACCATCTCCTACGACGACTTCGGCAAGGCCGACCTGATCATCATCATGGGCCAGAACCCGGGCACCAACCATCCCCGCATGCTCACCGCCCTGGAGGAGGCCAAGGACAACGGCGCGGAAATCGTCGCCGTCAACCCCCTGCCGGAGGCGGGCCTGAAAAGGTACAAGAACCCCCAGCAGGTCAAGGGCATCATCGGCCACGGCACCGAGATCGCCGACCAGTTCATCCAGATCCGCCTCGGCGGTGACATGGCCCTGCTCCAGGCCGTCTCCAAACGCGTCCTCGACGCCGAGGCCCGGAACCCCGGGACCGTCCTGGATCACGCGTTCCTCCAGGAGCACTGCGAAGGCCTCGAGGAGCTCAAGCTGCACCTCGCCGAGCTGGATGAAGACGCCGTCCTGGAGGCCACCGGGCTGCGCGTCGAAGAGATCGACGAACTGGCCGCCCGCTACCTCAAAGCCGATAAGGTCATCGTCACCTGGGCAATGGGGCTGACGCAGCAGAAACGGGGTGTGGCCACGATCAAGGAGATCATCAACCTGCTGCTGCTCCGCGGCAACATCGGCAAACCCGGTGCGGGCGCCTCGCCGATTCGCGGCCACAGCAACGTCCAGGGGGACCGGACGATGGGCATCTGGGAGCAGATGCCGCCGTCGTTCCTGGATGCCCTCGGCAAGGAGTTCGATTTCGAACCGCCCCGGGACCACGGCGCCGACGCCGTCAAGACCATCCAGTCCATGCGCGAAGGTGGCATCAAGTTCTTCATGGCCATGGGCGGCAACCTGGTCGGGGCGATCTCGGACAGCAACGCCGCCGAGGCCGCCATGCACGGCACCGAGATGACCGTCCAGGTCTCCACCAAGCTGAACCGGTCACACGCCGTGACGGGCAGCGAGGCCCTTATTCTGCCCACCCTGGGACGCAGCGAAATCGACCGGCAGGCCGCCGGCGAGCAGTTCGTCTCCGTGGAAGACACCGTCTGCGCCGTGCACCCCTCCTTCGGCAAGGTTGAACCCGTGGCGGCGGCCCTGCTCTCCGAGGTCGCCATCATCACCCGGCTGGCTCGGGCGACCATCCCGGGCAAAACAAGCGCCGACTGGGCCGGCTTCGAGAAAAACTACGATCTGATCCGCGAACACATCTCCCGCGTCGTGGACGGCTGCGAGGACTACAACACGAAAATCCGCCAGGAAGGCGGCTTTGTCCTGCCCAACGGCCCGCGCGATTCCCGCACCTTCCCCACGCCGACCGGCAAGGCCGTGATCACCGTCAACGAGCTGGAGCACCTGGACCGCCCGGCCGGCACCCTAATCCTGCAGACCCTGCGCTCACACGACCAGTTCAACACCACCATCTACGGCTTCAACGATCGCTACCGCGGCATCAAGAAGGGCCGGCACGTCATCTTCGTCAACCCGGAGGATCTGGCAGAGCTCGGGCTGACGGACGGCCAGCGGGTGGACGTCCACGGGATCTCCGACGACGGCGCGGAGCGCGTACTGCGCAACTACCGGATCGTGGCCTACCCGAGCGCCAAGGGGTGCGCCGCCGCCTACTACCCGGAAGCAAACGTCCTGGTTCCCTTGGAGAACGTGGCCCACGGCAGCAATACGCCCGTGTCCAAGGCCGTGATCGTCCGGCTGGACCCCGCCCGGGAGCAGGAGCCCGTGGCGCCAACGACAGCGGCCGGGGAGTAG
- a CDS encoding DUF6457 domain-containing protein yields the protein MTESNDDQRELSHWSRSLAQALQILDLEVEDQAILDLAAKSAEAVNPSAGPVSAFLVGFAAGQGAKNGKTGVEASVNSAIDVAERLLENEHWGRGGWSGTAQ from the coding sequence ATGACCGAGTCGAATGATGACCAGCGGGAGTTGAGTCATTGGAGCAGGAGCCTGGCCCAGGCGCTGCAGATCCTGGACCTGGAAGTCGAAGATCAGGCGATCCTGGACCTGGCGGCGAAATCGGCTGAGGCGGTCAACCCGTCGGCCGGTCCGGTCAGTGCTTTCCTGGTCGGTTTCGCGGCCGGTCAGGGCGCCAAGAACGGCAAGACCGGTGTGGAGGCCTCCGTGAACTCGGCCATTGACGTTGCCGAACGACTGCTGGAAAACGAGCATTGGGGACGGGGCGGCTGGTCCGGAACGGCCCAGTAA
- a CDS encoding lytic transglycosylase domain-containing protein has translation MLRLKRLAVLALFAFCVITGLTFWALHVSGTEASGANPPPQSEAKLGVLSANSAVNVTHGKFDAQWLVRTAARTEIPVRALRAYAAAAGVANAEAPACRIGWNTVAAIGFIESAHGTHGGGSLNAAGQASRPIVGPSLDGDGFAAIPDTDDGALDGDARWDHAVGPMQFIPTTWQLAGRDGNGDGEADPLSIDDAALSAASYLCAGSRDLTTAQGWTDAIYSYNQSDSYVSHVRDQAIAYAAQAGPAE, from the coding sequence ATGCTCCGCCTGAAACGCCTTGCGGTCCTCGCCCTTTTCGCGTTCTGCGTCATCACCGGTCTCACGTTCTGGGCGCTCCACGTCTCCGGTACGGAGGCCAGCGGGGCCAATCCGCCGCCCCAATCGGAGGCGAAACTTGGGGTGCTCTCAGCCAACAGCGCCGTCAACGTCACCCACGGCAAGTTTGACGCCCAATGGCTCGTCCGGACGGCGGCGCGGACCGAGATACCGGTCCGCGCCCTTCGTGCCTACGCGGCTGCGGCCGGGGTGGCGAACGCCGAGGCACCGGCGTGCAGGATCGGCTGGAACACGGTGGCGGCCATCGGCTTCATCGAATCCGCCCACGGAACTCACGGCGGCGGAAGCCTGAATGCCGCCGGGCAGGCGAGCCGGCCCATCGTCGGCCCAAGCCTCGACGGCGACGGCTTCGCCGCCATCCCGGACACGGACGACGGCGCCCTGGACGGCGACGCCCGCTGGGACCACGCCGTGGGACCAATGCAGTTCATTCCCACCACCTGGCAGCTGGCCGGGCGGGACGGAAACGGGGACGGCGAAGCCGACCCCCTTAGCATCGACGATGCCGCCCTGAGTGCCGCCTCGTACCTCTGCGCCGGCAGCCGCGACCTCACCACCGCGCAGGGCTGGACCGACGCCATCTACTCCTACAACCAGTCTGATTCCTACGTGAGCCACGTGCGCGACCAGGCCATCGCCTACGCCGCGCAGGCAGGCCCGGCCGAATAA
- a CDS encoding NADPH-dependent F420 reductase, protein MVIDPSNPIGPDGHGGYTNTLPADRSAASVLAALLPAGAHFVKAFGTLGAEALGSAANRPSGRAVLFYATDDDDAAETVERLIIASGFDPVEAGGIDAAGRLELMRGDLHQNGGLGGKLLNADEARAAL, encoded by the coding sequence GTGGTGATCGACCCGTCCAACCCAATAGGCCCCGACGGGCACGGCGGCTATACCAACACGCTGCCGGCCGACCGATCAGCTGCCTCGGTCCTGGCGGCCCTGCTCCCCGCCGGAGCGCACTTCGTGAAGGCCTTCGGCACGCTGGGAGCAGAGGCCCTGGGTTCGGCGGCCAACCGGCCATCCGGGCGCGCGGTTCTGTTCTATGCGACCGACGACGACGACGCGGCCGAGACGGTGGAACGGCTCATCATCGCCTCCGGTTTTGATCCGGTCGAAGCCGGCGGAATCGACGCGGCCGGCCGGCTCGAGCTGATGCGCGGCGACCTTCACCAGAACGGCGGGCTGGGCGGGAAACTTCTGAACGCCGACGAAGCCCGGGCCGCTCTCTAG
- a CDS encoding glycoside hydrolase family 15 protein, translating to MMTAAHARAVVSRDGYLPIEDHGLIGDGSTCALVGRDGAITWLCLPEFDSPPFLAGILDMEYGGRFEIAPVRTLASFQRYTEDSCVLVTSLMSDRGTLQLTDALTLRSGADLSEPVPAGRSELLRHARAVGGDVPIRIRLIPKAGVTFNALATGWRFDWRQDGMQEVYLWSSVELLPDGHGLSAAFTLRAGESLTMVLHWAGRFRLRQHPESKKLIDQTVYAWRRWASGLDCEGSQAELMKRSALTLKMLDHAETGAILAAATSSLPEWPGTPRNWDYRYTWVRDASFSNYVLRRIGDPSDADVFLAWVLTNVERDGVPHVMYALDGSQPPDEVQDPQLRGYRGSAPVRWGNGARYQLQHDVYGEIIDIAYQWSGSGKRVDNRLWAALTPIVEMAIRKWRVPDSGPWEIRGTGRPFTYSAALCYVAIDRAIQIARRDGLPYPKRRWEATAREIRQAALNQSWDAKRRTLTEHLGGSGGLDASLLSLPVRNVIDFDDPRMVSTTKAIAAELDAGNGLLFRYLPEVSPDGLPGNEGAFLLCSFWLVDNLAGQGQVEKAHELYESLCSRANPLGLLPEQIHPDTGEFLGNFPQAFSHVGVLASGLRLLKAERRAANSRPQS from the coding sequence ATGATGACTGCTGCGCATGCGCGGGCGGTGGTTAGCCGGGACGGGTATCTCCCGATCGAGGACCACGGGCTTATCGGCGACGGATCCACCTGCGCGCTGGTGGGGCGTGACGGGGCCATCACGTGGCTCTGCCTGCCAGAATTCGACAGCCCTCCCTTCCTGGCCGGGATTCTCGATATGGAGTACGGCGGCCGCTTTGAAATCGCCCCGGTTCGAACGCTGGCATCCTTCCAGCGCTACACCGAGGATTCGTGCGTGCTGGTCACGTCACTCATGTCCGACCGCGGCACGCTCCAACTGACTGACGCCCTGACCCTGCGCTCCGGTGCCGACCTGTCGGAGCCGGTCCCGGCCGGCCGCTCCGAACTGCTACGGCACGCGAGGGCAGTGGGCGGGGACGTCCCGATCCGCATCCGCCTGATCCCCAAGGCCGGTGTCACGTTCAACGCGCTGGCCACTGGCTGGAGATTCGACTGGCGCCAGGACGGAATGCAGGAAGTCTATCTGTGGTCTTCCGTCGAACTCCTTCCTGACGGGCACGGACTGTCCGCGGCCTTCACGCTTCGCGCGGGAGAATCCCTGACCATGGTCCTGCACTGGGCAGGCCGGTTCCGGCTGCGTCAGCATCCGGAATCCAAGAAGCTGATCGACCAGACCGTGTATGCCTGGCGCCGCTGGGCCTCCGGCCTGGACTGCGAAGGTTCCCAGGCGGAGCTAATGAAGCGCTCCGCCCTCACGCTCAAAATGCTGGACCATGCCGAGACCGGCGCCATTCTGGCAGCCGCGACGTCGTCCCTGCCGGAATGGCCCGGCACGCCGCGCAACTGGGACTACCGGTACACCTGGGTCCGTGACGCCTCATTCTCCAACTATGTTCTCAGGCGCATTGGCGACCCGAGCGATGCGGACGTGTTCCTCGCATGGGTCCTGACCAACGTTGAACGCGACGGCGTGCCGCACGTGATGTATGCCCTGGACGGATCCCAGCCGCCCGACGAAGTACAGGACCCGCAGTTGCGGGGATACCGCGGATCGGCGCCGGTCCGGTGGGGAAACGGCGCCCGCTACCAGCTCCAGCACGATGTGTATGGCGAGATCATCGACATCGCCTACCAGTGGTCGGGGAGCGGCAAGCGTGTGGACAACCGGCTCTGGGCTGCGCTGACGCCGATTGTTGAAATGGCTATCAGGAAGTGGCGCGTCCCGGACTCCGGTCCGTGGGAAATCCGTGGCACGGGCCGCCCCTTCACCTACTCGGCGGCGCTGTGCTACGTCGCCATCGACCGCGCCATCCAGATCGCGCGCAGGGACGGGCTTCCGTACCCAAAGCGCCGCTGGGAGGCAACCGCCCGGGAAATCCGGCAGGCTGCCCTGAACCAGTCCTGGGATGCCAAGAGGCGCACGCTTACTGAGCACCTGGGCGGGAGCGGAGGGCTGGACGCGTCCTTGCTCTCGCTTCCCGTTCGAAATGTGATTGATTTCGATGACCCGCGGATGGTGTCCACTACCAAGGCCATCGCCGCCGAACTCGATGCCGGAAACGGCCTCCTGTTCCGCTATCTGCCTGAGGTTTCTCCGGACGGGCTTCCCGGCAATGAGGGCGCGTTCCTGCTCTGCAGCTTCTGGCTGGTGGACAACCTGGCCGGCCAGGGCCAGGTTGAAAAGGCCCACGAACTCTACGAGTCCCTCTGCAGCCGTGCGAACCCGCTGGGATTGCTGCCGGAACAGATCCATCCGGATACCGGCGAATTCCTCGGAAATTTCCCCCAGGCGTTCAGCCACGTCGGCGTCCTGGCCAGCGGGCTGCGGCTGCTGAAGGCCGAGCGTCGAGCCGCCAATAGTCGGCCCCAGTCCTAG
- a CDS encoding DapH/DapD/GlmU-related protein yields MSNSIESVEDDGGNVATYRRHANGGGLIGRGVKVGEASVIGAGTYVEAGAQVGSGCRIGAGSWINRRAHIGDRAVIGDAVYVGAGAVLGNSVRIGSHSRIGARAQIGDGVRLHADSTVPEGAVISVVNRPSPQPSAAALAGHKRPKRSAA; encoded by the coding sequence ATGAGTAACTCCATAGAATCCGTGGAGGACGACGGCGGGAATGTCGCCACGTACCGACGCCATGCCAACGGCGGCGGTCTCATCGGCCGGGGCGTGAAGGTGGGCGAGGCGTCAGTCATCGGGGCCGGCACGTATGTGGAAGCGGGCGCCCAGGTCGGTTCCGGATGCCGCATCGGCGCCGGCAGCTGGATCAACCGGAGGGCGCACATCGGTGACCGCGCCGTCATCGGGGACGCCGTCTACGTGGGCGCGGGTGCAGTCCTCGGCAACAGCGTCCGCATCGGAAGCCACTCGCGCATCGGGGCCCGCGCTCAAATAGGGGACGGCGTCCGACTGCACGCCGACAGCACCGTGCCCGAAGGCGCCGTCATCTCAGTCGTCAACAGGCCGTCTCCACAGCCTTCGGCAGCCGCCTTGGCCGGCCACAAACGGCCGAAGCGGAGCGCGGCGTAG
- a CDS encoding LacI family DNA-binding transcriptional regulator — MQRGTGKRATIEDVAQEAGVSRALVSLVLRGSPKVSEQKRTAVAEAMAALDYRPSNAARSLASGRTGIVGVLLDDLANPWFVELLDGLRSVFLEKDLRMVLGDPRYLARPGESPVSPFMDLRVDGLVIAGDIAPDDDLTRASMHTPTVVAGIRGFDLPAADLVANDDVAGARIAVEHLIDLGHRDIAHLAAPTRSGALRAGSYRDTMSRNGLQDYVRVEQTDMTERSGFEAMSRLLDGGRQPTAVFAANDVLAVGGLSAAAERSVSIPAQLSLVGYDNTYLGQIRHLSLTTVDPVSRDVGIHSADLLLQRMADPLRPQSFEVLPPQLVVRSSTAAVTRDSGRPAESG, encoded by the coding sequence ATGCAAAGGGGAACGGGCAAGCGCGCCACCATTGAGGACGTTGCGCAGGAAGCCGGCGTCTCGCGCGCACTCGTTTCCCTGGTGCTGCGGGGTTCGCCCAAGGTCAGCGAGCAAAAGCGAACAGCCGTCGCCGAGGCAATGGCCGCCCTGGACTACAGGCCGAGCAACGCAGCGCGCTCGCTGGCCAGCGGACGCACGGGCATTGTGGGAGTGCTGCTCGATGACCTGGCGAATCCCTGGTTCGTGGAGTTGCTCGATGGGCTCAGGAGCGTGTTCCTGGAGAAAGACCTGCGGATGGTCCTCGGCGACCCCCGCTACCTCGCCCGCCCGGGAGAAAGCCCGGTGTCCCCGTTCATGGATCTGCGTGTGGACGGACTCGTCATCGCCGGAGACATCGCGCCCGACGACGACCTGACACGGGCATCCATGCACACACCGACGGTCGTAGCCGGCATCCGCGGCTTCGACCTGCCAGCGGCAGACCTTGTCGCCAACGACGACGTCGCCGGCGCGCGCATCGCCGTCGAACACCTGATAGACCTCGGCCACCGCGATATCGCCCATCTTGCCGCACCCACCAGGTCCGGTGCCCTGCGGGCCGGCTCGTATCGGGACACCATGTCCCGCAACGGCCTCCAAGACTACGTCCGGGTGGAGCAGACGGACATGACTGAAAGGTCCGGCTTTGAGGCCATGAGCCGGCTTCTCGACGGCGGGCGGCAGCCCACCGCCGTCTTTGCCGCCAACGATGTCCTCGCCGTCGGAGGGCTCTCTGCCGCCGCCGAGCGCTCCGTCAGCATTCCCGCGCAGCTCTCACTCGTCGGGTACGACAACACCTACCTGGGTCAGATCCGGCACCTTTCGCTGACCACCGTGGACCCCGTCAGCCGCGACGTCGGCATACATTCCGCGGATCTGCTCCTGCAGCGCATGGCCGACCCCCTCCGGCCCCAAAGCTTTGAAGTGCTTCCCCCTCAACTCGTGGTCCGGAGCAGCACGGCTGCCGTCACCCGGGATTCCGGGCGGCCCGCGGAATCAGGGTAG
- a CDS encoding sugar porter family MFS transporter: MSLHAAHRPASGSKHGGYLTRLTIISTLGGLLFGYDTGVISGALLYMQDSLNMNAVEQATVVSALLFPGAAAGALTGGRLADALGRRGTLLVCALLFLLGALGCAIAPNVAFMVSSRVILGLGVGAAAVTCPLYLAEMAPANLRGRMVTINELMIVTGQMLAFAINALLDTLIHDTSVWRLMLGVASIPAIALLIGMLMLPESPRWFALRDRFADSRRILDLSRDRDEAEAEYKEIVESATTARNERSHAWRDLKNNPWMRRLLWIGIGLAVVQQATGINTVNYYAPSILERSGLGVSASLVATIAVGVTSVVMTIVGIWLLGFVGRRRMLIIGFSGVVGSQALLAVVFMLPQSNAVSYTILAAMMLFVAFVQCFIGTCVWLLLSEIFPMAIRGFAMGIAVFALWTVNAAISFLFPILVVALGSTGTFAVFVLVNVLSLVFVAKFVPETSGQSLEELEVHFRTGALPIIVPPTATATATAAGESAATRRCLLYTSRCV, encoded by the coding sequence ATGTCGTTGCACGCAGCACACCGGCCCGCATCGGGCTCCAAACACGGCGGGTATCTCACCCGCCTGACCATCATCTCCACGCTTGGCGGACTCCTGTTCGGCTACGACACCGGAGTCATCTCCGGTGCGCTGCTGTACATGCAGGACTCGTTGAACATGAACGCCGTCGAGCAGGCGACGGTGGTCAGTGCCCTGCTGTTCCCCGGCGCCGCCGCGGGTGCACTGACCGGAGGCCGGCTCGCTGACGCACTCGGCCGCCGCGGCACGCTCCTTGTCTGCGCACTGCTGTTCCTCCTGGGCGCCCTGGGCTGCGCCATCGCCCCCAATGTCGCCTTCATGGTGTCCTCCCGCGTGATCCTCGGCCTCGGTGTGGGCGCGGCGGCGGTAACCTGCCCCCTGTATCTGGCGGAAATGGCGCCGGCAAACCTGCGGGGCCGCATGGTCACCATCAACGAGCTGATGATCGTCACCGGTCAGATGCTCGCCTTCGCCATCAACGCTCTTCTCGACACCCTCATCCATGACACGTCCGTGTGGCGCCTGATGCTCGGCGTGGCGTCGATCCCCGCGATTGCGCTTCTGATCGGCATGCTGATGCTGCCGGAATCGCCGCGCTGGTTCGCGCTCCGGGACCGATTCGCGGATAGCCGGCGGATCCTGGACCTGAGCCGGGACCGGGACGAAGCAGAGGCTGAGTACAAGGAGATCGTCGAGTCCGCCACGACGGCCCGCAACGAGCGCTCGCATGCCTGGCGCGACCTGAAGAACAACCCGTGGATGCGCCGGCTGCTGTGGATCGGCATCGGACTCGCGGTCGTCCAGCAGGCGACCGGGATCAACACGGTGAACTACTACGCGCCCAGCATCCTTGAACGCAGCGGGCTCGGTGTGAGCGCGTCGCTGGTGGCAACCATTGCCGTGGGCGTGACATCGGTGGTCATGACCATCGTGGGCATCTGGCTCCTGGGCTTCGTCGGGCGCCGCCGCATGCTCATCATCGGATTCTCCGGTGTTGTCGGATCCCAGGCGCTTCTCGCCGTCGTCTTCATGCTTCCGCAGTCCAACGCCGTCAGTTACACGATCCTGGCCGCCATGATGCTCTTCGTGGCCTTCGTGCAGTGCTTCATCGGGACCTGCGTCTGGCTGCTGCTTTCGGAGATCTTCCCGATGGCCATCCGGGGATTCGCCATGGGGATCGCGGTCTTTGCCCTGTGGACCGTCAACGCGGCGATCTCCTTCCTGTTCCCGATCCTCGTGGTCGCCTTGGGATCGACGGGAACCTTCGCCGTGTTTGTGCTGGTCAATGTTCTGTCCCTGGTCTTCGTTGCCAAGTTCGTGCCGGAGACGAGCGGGCAGTCCCTGGAAGAACTGGAGGTGCATTTCCGCACCGGCGCTTTGCCCATCATCGTTCCCCCGACGGCGACGGCGACGGCGACGGCGGCCGGCGAGTCCGCGGCGACGCGGCGGTGTCTCTTATACACATCTAGATGTGTATAA
- a CDS encoding cell wall metabolism sensor histidine kinase WalK — protein sequence MDAVRTLAGRGLPRKLWGVRKRATATAVFVVAVALLIGGLTLLILLRTSLVSAAEVAARAEAAEVAAQISGQGLDEGRHFIESGADTGQYVQILDPKGAVLASSVPAAAATPLTASRPSAGQMLIQGVPELPSLGNDDEFLVVATGVRDKGALYTVVVAATVQVEANTVATVSWFVLGAIPLLLALVGIAVWMLVGRSLRQVERIRGQVAMISARRLDGRVEVPPTADEIQALAQTMNSMLDRIEAADLEQRRFVSDASHELRSPLATLSAGVEIAAADPSGRTWEEMKSVLAGETARMRYLVEDLLTLAKANDGGLRLEKSDVDLDDILNDEVVRLRSTSRHRIVAHLEPARITGDARRLAQVVRNVLDNADRHAKSVVTIEIRNGESQAIMTIDDDGPSVPAPDRERIFERFVRLDESRSREQGGSGLGLAIAAAVMAAHDGSIRTTEAPGGGCRFEMVFPHAAPADEAGAGTGAGTGAGAGAGAGAGTKIAGTRIPGKKVPR from the coding sequence ATGGATGCTGTCCGGACGCTTGCCGGCCGTGGCCTGCCCCGGAAGCTCTGGGGTGTGCGAAAACGCGCAACGGCCACTGCTGTCTTCGTCGTGGCCGTGGCGCTCCTCATTGGCGGCCTGACGCTGCTGATACTGCTCCGGACGTCGCTCGTCTCCGCCGCGGAGGTCGCCGCCCGGGCCGAAGCCGCGGAGGTCGCCGCCCAAATCTCCGGCCAGGGCCTGGATGAAGGACGCCACTTCATTGAGTCTGGCGCGGACACCGGGCAGTATGTCCAGATCCTGGATCCGAAGGGGGCGGTTCTCGCCTCCTCGGTGCCTGCCGCGGCAGCAACTCCCCTGACCGCTTCGCGCCCAAGCGCCGGGCAAATGCTCATCCAGGGTGTGCCGGAACTGCCCAGCCTCGGAAACGACGACGAGTTCCTGGTTGTGGCGACCGGCGTCCGTGACAAGGGCGCCCTCTATACGGTGGTGGTGGCAGCCACAGTCCAGGTCGAGGCCAACACCGTCGCCACCGTGTCGTGGTTCGTGCTCGGCGCCATTCCGCTGCTGTTGGCGCTGGTAGGGATCGCCGTCTGGATGCTGGTAGGCAGGTCCCTGCGCCAGGTGGAGAGAATCCGCGGCCAAGTCGCCATGATCAGCGCCCGCCGCCTGGACGGACGGGTGGAGGTGCCGCCCACGGCCGACGAGATACAGGCCCTGGCGCAGACCATGAACTCGATGCTGGACCGGATTGAGGCAGCCGATCTGGAACAGCGGCGCTTCGTCTCGGACGCCAGCCATGAACTGCGCAGCCCCCTCGCCACCCTCAGCGCCGGGGTGGAAATTGCCGCCGCCGACCCCTCCGGACGCACGTGGGAGGAGATGAAGTCGGTCCTTGCCGGCGAGACCGCACGGATGCGGTACCTCGTTGAAGATCTGCTCACGCTTGCCAAGGCCAACGACGGAGGACTGCGCCTGGAGAAGTCCGACGTGGATTTGGACGACATCCTCAACGACGAGGTGGTCCGCCTGCGTTCCACAAGCCGGCACCGGATTGTGGCGCACCTCGAACCGGCCCGGATTACCGGCGATGCGCGCAGGCTGGCCCAGGTGGTCCGTAACGTCCTTGACAATGCCGACCGGCATGCCAAGTCCGTGGTGACCATCGAGATTCGCAACGGCGAGAGCCAAGCCATCATGACCATCGATGACGACGGGCCGTCTGTGCCGGCCCCGGACCGGGAGCGGATCTTCGAGAGGTTTGTCCGGCTTGATGAGAGCCGGTCCCGTGAACAGGGCGGCAGTGGTCTGGGCCTTGCCATCGCCGCCGCCGTGATGGCAGCCCACGACGGGTCGATCAGGACAACGGAAGCGCCAGGAGGGGGCTGCCGCTTTGAAATGGTCTTCCCGCACGCCGCGCCTGCCGACGAGGCCGGGGCAGGGACCGGGGCAGGGACCGGGGCCGGGGCCGGGGCCGGGGCCGGGGCCGGGACGAAAATCGCCGGGACGAGAATCCCGGGGAAGAAAGTCCCGCGCTAG